The following proteins are co-located in the Alcaligenes faecalis genome:
- a CDS encoding MarR family winged helix-turn-helix transcriptional regulator has protein sequence MSKTPVSIPDSCVETNLAFQMASIIYKLDQTLRSTTLREHNMTYVHFRVLQYLWDEDGRSIGEIAKAIVVHQPVLSRVIDQMEERELVQRRADENDSRYMRVYLSETGRERYAQVWPAAKAMIDNALSVLNPDEREDLGRMLRTVAAHLAT, from the coding sequence ATGAGCAAAACTCCCGTTTCCATTCCTGACAGTTGTGTCGAGACCAATCTGGCCTTCCAGATGGCGAGCATTATCTACAAGCTGGACCAAACGCTAAGATCGACTACCTTGCGTGAGCACAATATGACTTATGTGCATTTCCGGGTCTTGCAATATCTTTGGGATGAAGATGGACGCAGCATCGGTGAAATTGCCAAGGCCATCGTTGTGCATCAGCCGGTCTTGAGCCGGGTGATTGACCAGATGGAAGAGCGTGAATTGGTGCAGCGTCGTGCAGACGAAAATGACAGTCGCTATATGCGTGTCTACCTGAGCGAAACAGGCCGCGAACGCTATGCGCAAGTCTGGCCCGCCGCCAAGGCAATGATTGATAATGCCCTGTCCGTACTCAATCCTGATGAACGCGAGGATCTGGGCCGTATGCTGCGTACAGTTGCCGCCCATC